The Bacillus sp. B-jedd sequence ATACTAGGCAATATCATTCTTGTCCTTGCATGGTTACTTTATCTTTTTAAGGCAATAGATTTTACGGATGAAGAAGCTGTTAAACGTTCCTTACTAATCTTCCTGGCAATCATTTATGTTTTTCAATCTTTTGTTGAATGGAAGTATATAAAAAGCTCAAAGGCCTTTATTGTACCGCTTTTAGTACTGCTAATTGGCTTGATATATTGTTATATATTTGTA is a genomic window containing:
- a CDS encoding DUF4181 domain-containing protein — protein: MAVLSLSILGFFLAILEYFLRRWIVGTGGREIYDTNGKAIYILGNIILVLAWLLYLFKAIDFTDEEAVKRSLLIFLAIIYVFQSFVEWKYIKSSKAFIVPLLVLLIGLIYCYIFVV